A window of Metabacillus sp. B2-18 contains these coding sequences:
- a CDS encoding D-glycero-alpha-D-manno-heptose-1,7-bisphosphate 7-phosphatase: protein MNKAVFLDRDGVINEVLTKRVKFVNKPEQMYLLEGVGEGIKMLNDANFLVFVVTNQGGVGLGYMKEEMLKKVHEKMKKDINEYGGKIDDIIYCPHKPHAGCACRKPEPEMLHTLANKHQVSLKESYMIGDRDVDIMAGKQAGAKTILIGDEEGLADKHFPSLYEAAEWIIAH, encoded by the coding sequence TTGAACAAAGCTGTATTTTTGGATCGAGATGGTGTAATTAATGAGGTGTTAACCAAACGGGTAAAGTTTGTTAATAAACCAGAGCAAATGTATTTGCTTGAAGGTGTTGGTGAAGGGATAAAAATGTTAAACGATGCAAACTTTTTAGTCTTTGTTGTAACAAACCAAGGTGGAGTTGGATTGGGGTATATGAAGGAAGAGATGTTAAAAAAGGTACATGAAAAAATGAAGAAAGATATTAATGAGTACGGTGGGAAAATTGATGATATTATTTATTGCCCTCATAAACCACATGCCGGCTGTGCTTGTCGCAAGCCGGAACCTGAGATGCTCCATACACTTGCGAACAAGCATCAAGTTTCTTTAAAAGAAAGTTACATGATTGGTGATCGTGATGTTGATATTATGGCAGGGAAGCAAGCCGGAGCAAAGACAATTTTAATTGGAGATGAAGAAGGGTTAGCGGATAAACATTTTCCCTCTTTGTATGAAGCCGCAGAATGGATTATTGCTCACTAA
- a CDS encoding undecaprenyl-diphosphate phosphatase: protein MDWLQAIILGIIQGLTEFIPISSTGHLYLGRNFFGLEEAGLFLDTMLHLGTLIALVVFYKDILLKLIKNPFSRITALLVIGTIPAVIAGVLFSDYFDSISKSGVTIGWEFLVTGAFLWFADSIKNGAKKVEDISLFDSFFIGSFQAFAIFPAISRSGMTIVGALMRKMDKEAAAYFSFLLSIPAICGGVIYQLKDMVSGNVPQISLTSMFIATLASAIFGYIAVKFMISFVKNKSLKLFAVYVWILGVVIIALQQMGTF, encoded by the coding sequence ATGGATTGGCTTCAAGCAATCATATTAGGAATTATCCAAGGTTTAACTGAATTTATTCCGATTAGTAGCACGGGGCATTTATATTTAGGCCGCAATTTCTTTGGACTGGAAGAAGCGGGCTTATTTTTAGACACCATGCTCCATCTTGGTACACTTATCGCTTTAGTTGTTTTTTATAAAGATATTTTACTAAAACTAATTAAAAATCCTTTTAGCCGTATTACTGCTCTTCTAGTTATTGGAACAATCCCTGCCGTTATTGCTGGTGTCTTGTTTAGTGACTATTTTGATAGCATTTCTAAATCAGGCGTTACAATTGGATGGGAATTTCTAGTAACAGGTGCTTTCTTATGGTTTGCTGATTCCATTAAAAATGGAGCAAAAAAAGTAGAAGACATTTCTCTTTTTGATTCTTTTTTTATTGGTAGCTTTCAAGCATTTGCGATTTTCCCAGCCATATCTCGGTCTGGAATGACCATAGTTGGAGCTCTAATGCGAAAAATGGACAAAGAAGCAGCTGCTTACTTTTCCTTCCTACTGTCTATTCCGGCCATTTGTGGAGGAGTTATTTACCAATTAAAGGATATGGTATCTGGAAATGTCCCACAAATAAGTTTAACATCCATGTTTATCGCAACGCTTGCTTCTGCTATCTTTGGCTATATTGCTGTAAAGTTTATGATTTCATTCGTAAAGAACAAGTCATTAAAATTATTTGCTGTGTATGTTTGGATTCTCGGTGTAGTTATTATTGCACTTCAACAAATGGGGACATTTTAA
- a CDS encoding DedA family protein, with protein MVEELILSILEQFKELSYFGIMLALTIEFVPAELVLPLAGYWVYEGDMTLWGTVLAGTVGGTFGPLTLYAVGRYGGRPFILKFGKYFFINEEKLTKADEFFERNGAMVAFTARFLPGVRTLISIPCGMAKMNVWVFSIYTFAAMLPITFIYVYLGLKLGENWKNVGELANQYILPAGIAVLVIFVAYKLITRKKKKTYSEQHKTASKKH; from the coding sequence ATAGTGGAAGAATTAATTCTTTCTATACTTGAACAGTTTAAAGAACTTTCTTATTTTGGAATTATGCTGGCATTAACGATTGAATTTGTACCAGCTGAGTTAGTACTACCTCTTGCTGGTTATTGGGTTTATGAAGGTGATATGACATTATGGGGGACTGTTCTTGCAGGGACAGTAGGTGGAACGTTCGGGCCATTGACTCTTTATGCTGTTGGAAGATATGGTGGACGACCATTTATCCTTAAGTTTGGAAAATACTTTTTCATTAATGAAGAAAAGCTTACTAAAGCAGATGAATTTTTTGAGAGGAATGGTGCAATGGTTGCTTTTACAGCAAGATTCTTACCTGGAGTAAGAACGTTGATCTCCATTCCATGTGGTATGGCAAAAATGAATGTTTGGGTTTTCTCTATCTATACGTTTGCTGCAATGCTGCCGATTACTTTTATTTATGTTTATCTCGGATTAAAGCTAGGCGAAAATTGGAAGAACGTAGGTGAGCTTGCAAACCAATATATCCTTCCTGCCGGTATAGCAGTTCTCGTTATATTCGTTGCTTATAAATTAATTACTCGTAAAAAAAAGAAAACTTATAGTGAACAACATAAAACAGCTTCAAAAAAACATTAG
- the pulA gene encoding type I pullulanase — protein sequence MNVKERRSLTYLVVFVMFLQLFSGLFPYANASAEVISPVIEEDGSVTFHYNQTDESSVFVIGSFNGWDLTTAVEMKLENGVFSATISDLEPGKYEYKFLINNRTWDESSTDPLNPNTAEGNSTFTIESTEPVNVQSALMDSFSEILVTTNKNFGEKEFVLTDVAENKVIETTVTKVDDKKVKLILTDESSVDVRKVYKVSLGGSEGTKVVMRNILNDDRFFYAGNDLGYTYSSSKTTFKLWAPTATKVSLAIYEEAGTYEGPFVSDHTGGTEKLMTRADNGVWSLTVDEDLKNKYYMYKLDFADGTSHYAVDPYARSTSANGQRAAIVDLDSTDPTGFDPADKPAVVSPADAIIYELHVRDFSIDEQSGMENKGKYLAFTETGTTGANGVKTGVDSLRELGVNYVHLLPTYDFGSVNELTVNDPNSSDVKFNWGYDPIHFNVPEGSYSSDPMDPTSRIKEYKRMVQSLHDNGIRVIADVVYNHTYMNESTQLEGSSPFNLIVPGYYYRTDDAGHITNGSGTGNEVASERPMVRKYIKDSVQYWATEFGIDGFRFDLMGLIDQKTMQELTKELQNKVDPNVLIYGEPWTGGSTSLPSSMQHVKGSQKDQGYAVFNDNIRGAIKGDSDAAGTGFATGASGKEGDIVEGVKGAIDQFTNKPQESITYVTAHDNLNLWDKLMRVAGTDTDHESDQYDPHAVITEEDALTNEWVKRSLLANGIVLTSQGIPFLHAGEEMLRSKYGVHNSYKSPDSINKIRWELKNDYQSVFTYYKGLIELRKKHAAFKMDSKEEVQSHLQVLKQNENVVAYQLKDHANNDTWKNIVVIYNANKTAKEVVLPVNGNWNIVVDHTSAGTETIRTVNSGKVTVEGLSMMVLYDQKEAEYTPVPTSIEINPDVFAINPGETKGVSAYVKDQNGRVMLGEDLTWTSSNEAVAKVNNGRVVGVTEGTAIITVKAGEIQAKIEVTVATLLPDTISIVGNDSVFATYSTQLSAHVKDQFNQDLLDSKVTWSSSDKTIATVDNSGKVTGIKPGNVVITVTSGAAQATFDIKVKENVKRYVRIKYVRPDGDFTGDFGAWNLWVWNTGVKNDQIDFETIEGDTAIANVEIAPETESIGFLVRKGTDWNTAKVSPDSDDHNVTINRDDMITKVTVVTGVAGQTVVPTVKGPDLQDGDATFYYRDEELFQNDEMHTIDDVRVKVNGQEYQMDYSEQNEYFIYKLEDLEEGSYEYSFLVTTDGETKEVTDPKNTKNGKSIITYTRPDLNIETKVSPSEITYDENTVLKVNVTSEDQVSIKEITADLSALGGKNKVEIDPTIGAVSIGANESVTAGEKEIVISVVDEFGNTHKKTVIVTIKPEQVVGDKLDFDWDEARIYFMLTDRFKDGDPSNNGGVEYDPTHSEAYHGGDFQGIIDKLDYIEDLGINTIWISPIVDNIDFNKGLDFNTTEGLKAKQYGYHGYWAKDFTTLDEHLGDMKTFQKLIEKAHDRGIKIMLDVVVNHAGYGMDGEVWETWKADSDHLPTEEELAEFSGMLRTVDEDPTVRGELDHLPDFKTEDAAVRQQIIDWQTAWLEKAKTRRGDTIDFFRIDTVKHVEDATWQALKNDLTSIDPEFKMIGEYWGASINNDGGYLGTGQMDSLLDFDFKEKAKSFVDGSIDSVETYLQDRNKQLSNTATLGQFLSSHDQNGFLTEYVNGDVGKLKVASALQITSKGQPVIYYGEELGRSGKSDWEKDTDGNVVAFGQNRGDMPWELYENKDPEAMALHDHYSKLLTIRKDFSKVFSKGTREKVAGGDSDKYIVFSREYDDDRLLVGLNTTSEKKKATFKVDFAPKTKLTDLYSGKKYKVSKNQEITIELPSKDQGGTAILAEFTPGKSNKKQKDHKKNK from the coding sequence TTGAACGTAAAAGAAAGAAGATCATTAACTTATTTAGTTGTATTTGTTATGTTTTTACAGCTGTTTTCGGGTCTTTTTCCTTATGCAAACGCTAGCGCGGAGGTAATTAGTCCTGTCATTGAAGAAGATGGCAGTGTAACATTTCATTACAATCAGACAGACGAATCATCGGTATTTGTCATCGGCAGTTTCAATGGATGGGATTTAACAACTGCAGTTGAAATGAAATTAGAAAATGGGGTCTTTTCTGCTACTATTTCAGACCTGGAGCCAGGAAAATATGAGTATAAGTTTCTTATTAATAATCGTACATGGGATGAAAGCAGCACCGATCCGCTTAATCCAAATACAGCTGAAGGAAATTCTACCTTTACGATAGAATCAACAGAGCCTGTGAACGTTCAATCAGCTCTAATGGACTCATTTAGTGAGATTCTTGTTACAACAAATAAGAATTTTGGTGAGAAGGAATTTGTTTTAACAGATGTTGCTGAAAATAAGGTTATAGAAACAACTGTAACAAAAGTGGATGATAAGAAAGTCAAATTGATTCTTACTGATGAATCAAGTGTAGATGTAAGAAAAGTGTATAAAGTATCATTAGGTGGTTCTGAGGGTACAAAGGTAGTAATGCGTAACATATTAAATGATGACCGCTTTTTTTATGCCGGAAATGATTTAGGATATACGTATTCTTCTAGTAAAACAACTTTTAAACTTTGGGCACCAACTGCAACAAAAGTAAGTCTAGCAATCTATGAAGAAGCAGGTACCTATGAAGGTCCTTTTGTTTCTGACCATACAGGCGGTACAGAAAAGCTCATGACGAGAGCGGACAATGGTGTTTGGTCATTAACAGTTGATGAAGACTTGAAAAATAAATACTATATGTACAAACTCGATTTCGCTGATGGAACTTCTCATTATGCTGTTGATCCATACGCACGCTCTACTTCTGCTAATGGACAAAGAGCTGCGATTGTAGACTTAGACAGTACTGATCCAACGGGATTTGACCCTGCAGATAAACCTGCAGTAGTTTCTCCAGCTGATGCCATTATCTATGAACTTCATGTAAGAGATTTCTCAATCGATGAGCAATCTGGTATGGAGAATAAAGGGAAATACTTAGCTTTTACCGAGACAGGTACAACAGGTGCTAACGGTGTAAAAACAGGTGTGGATTCTTTAAGAGAATTGGGTGTTAACTATGTTCACTTATTGCCAACGTATGACTTTGGATCAGTGAATGAATTAACGGTCAACGACCCAAATTCTTCGGATGTTAAGTTTAACTGGGGCTATGATCCAATTCACTTTAATGTACCAGAAGGCTCGTATTCTAGTGATCCTATGGACCCGACTAGTAGAATTAAAGAATACAAGAGAATGGTTCAATCTTTACATGATAATGGAATACGTGTTATAGCAGATGTTGTTTATAATCACACTTATATGAATGAATCAACACAGCTTGAAGGAAGCTCACCCTTTAATCTTATTGTGCCTGGTTATTATTATCGTACAGATGATGCTGGACATATTACAAATGGATCTGGTACAGGTAATGAAGTGGCCTCTGAGCGACCAATGGTCCGTAAGTATATCAAGGATTCTGTGCAATATTGGGCGACTGAATTTGGAATTGATGGATTCCGATTTGATTTAATGGGTCTCATCGATCAAAAAACAATGCAGGAATTAACGAAAGAACTACAAAACAAAGTAGATCCTAATGTGTTAATTTATGGAGAGCCATGGACAGGTGGTTCAACTAGTCTTCCATCTTCTATGCAGCACGTTAAAGGCTCTCAAAAAGATCAAGGATATGCTGTTTTTAATGATAATATTCGCGGAGCTATTAAAGGTGATAGTGATGCAGCTGGAACTGGCTTTGCAACAGGTGCTTCTGGAAAAGAGGGAGACATTGTTGAAGGTGTAAAAGGAGCAATTGATCAGTTTACAAACAAACCACAGGAGAGCATCACATATGTAACTGCACATGATAACTTGAACCTATGGGATAAATTAATGAGAGTGGCTGGTACTGATACGGATCATGAATCAGATCAATATGATCCTCATGCAGTTATTACAGAGGAAGATGCTTTAACGAATGAATGGGTAAAACGTAGTCTATTAGCAAATGGAATTGTATTAACTTCACAAGGCATTCCATTTCTTCATGCTGGTGAAGAGATGCTTAGAAGTAAATATGGTGTTCATAATAGCTATAAAAGCCCTGACAGTATCAATAAGATTCGTTGGGAATTAAAGAACGACTATCAATCTGTTTTTACTTACTACAAAGGATTAATTGAACTACGTAAAAAACATGCTGCTTTTAAAATGGATTCGAAGGAAGAAGTACAATCACATTTACAAGTACTAAAACAGAATGAAAATGTTGTGGCATATCAACTAAAAGATCACGCGAATAATGATACATGGAAAAATATCGTTGTCATTTATAATGCAAATAAAACGGCAAAAGAGGTAGTATTACCTGTAAACGGAAATTGGAATATTGTGGTTGACCATACATCAGCTGGTACTGAAACAATTCGTACGGTTAATTCAGGCAAAGTAACTGTTGAAGGTCTTTCCATGATGGTTCTTTATGATCAAAAAGAAGCAGAATACACACCTGTGCCGACAAGTATTGAAATAAACCCTGATGTTTTTGCTATTAATCCTGGTGAAACAAAAGGTGTTAGTGCATATGTGAAGGATCAAAACGGACGTGTAATGTTAGGTGAAGACTTAACGTGGACTTCTTCTAATGAAGCAGTTGCAAAAGTTAATAATGGTCGAGTTGTTGGTGTAACAGAAGGAACTGCCATTATTACCGTAAAAGCAGGAGAGATTCAAGCGAAAATTGAAGTAACGGTTGCAACACTTCTACCGGATACAATTTCAATTGTCGGGAATGACTCAGTATTTGCAACATATTCAACACAACTATCAGCTCATGTAAAGGACCAATTTAATCAAGATTTATTAGATTCAAAAGTAACATGGTCATCCTCTGACAAAACGATTGCAACTGTTGACAATAGCGGAAAGGTGACAGGAATCAAACCAGGTAATGTTGTTATTACAGTTACTTCAGGAGCTGCACAAGCAACTTTTGATATAAAGGTTAAGGAAAATGTTAAACGTTATGTGCGTATTAAGTATGTGAGACCTGACGGTGATTTCACTGGTGATTTTGGTGCTTGGAACTTGTGGGTTTGGAATACAGGTGTGAAAAACGACCAAATTGACTTTGAAACAATTGAAGGTGATACAGCTATAGCAAATGTTGAAATTGCACCTGAAACCGAGTCAATTGGCTTCTTAGTAAGAAAAGGAACAGATTGGAACACAGCTAAGGTTTCACCTGATAGTGATGACCACAACGTGACGATTAATCGTGATGATATGATAACAAAGGTAACCGTTGTGACAGGTGTTGCAGGTCAAACAGTTGTACCAACTGTGAAAGGTCCTGATTTACAAGATGGAGATGCTACGTTCTATTATAGAGATGAAGAACTTTTCCAAAATGATGAAATGCATACGATTGATGATGTGAGGGTAAAAGTTAATGGACAAGAATATCAAATGGATTATAGTGAACAAAATGAGTATTTTATTTATAAATTAGAGGATTTAGAGGAAGGTTCATATGAATATTCCTTTTTAGTGACAACAGACGGTGAAACCAAAGAAGTAACCGATCCAAAGAACACGAAAAATGGCAAATCAATCATTACTTATACTCGTCCAGACTTAAACATTGAAACGAAGGTTTCTCCTTCTGAAATCACATATGATGAAAACACTGTTTTAAAAGTAAATGTAACATCTGAGGATCAAGTTAGCATAAAAGAAATTACGGCTGATTTGTCAGCATTGGGTGGAAAGAACAAGGTTGAAATTGATCCAACAATAGGTGCTGTTTCAATAGGTGCTAACGAGTCGGTGACAGCTGGAGAAAAGGAAATTGTCATCAGTGTAGTTGATGAGTTCGGAAACACTCACAAAAAAACAGTGATCGTAACGATCAAGCCAGAACAAGTTGTAGGAGATAAACTAGACTTTGATTGGGATGAGGCACGAATTTATTTTATGCTAACAGACCGTTTTAAAGATGGTGATCCATCTAATAACGGCGGAGTAGAATATGATCCAACACACTCAGAAGCATATCATGGTGGTGACTTCCAAGGGATCATTGATAAGCTAGACTATATTGAAGACCTTGGTATTAATACAATCTGGATATCACCAATTGTTGATAATATTGACTTCAATAAAGGATTAGATTTCAACACGACAGAAGGGCTTAAAGCAAAACAGTATGGTTACCACGGATACTGGGCAAAGGATTTTACAACGTTAGATGAGCATTTAGGTGATATGAAAACTTTCCAAAAACTTATCGAAAAAGCACATGATCGTGGAATAAAAATTATGCTAGATGTGGTTGTAAACCATGCAGGATATGGAATGGATGGGGAAGTATGGGAAACTTGGAAAGCAGATTCTGATCATCTTCCAACTGAAGAAGAATTAGCTGAATTTAGCGGTATGCTTCGAACAGTCGATGAAGATCCTACAGTACGTGGTGAACTAGATCATTTACCAGATTTTAAAACAGAAGATGCTGCAGTGCGCCAACAAATCATAGACTGGCAAACAGCTTGGCTTGAAAAAGCGAAAACGAGACGTGGAGATACAATTGACTTCTTCCGCATTGATACAGTTAAACATGTAGAAGATGCAACATGGCAAGCATTGAAAAATGATTTAACTTCTATTGATCCTGAATTTAAAATGATTGGAGAATATTGGGGAGCAAGTATCAATAATGACGGGGGATACTTAGGAACTGGTCAAATGGATTCACTATTAGATTTTGATTTTAAAGAAAAAGCAAAATCTTTTGTAGATGGTTCCATTGATAGTGTTGAAACATATTTACAAGACAGAAATAAACAACTTTCAAACACAGCAACATTAGGGCAATTTCTAAGCAGTCATGACCAGAATGGTTTCTTAACGGAATACGTGAATGGGGATGTTGGGAAGCTGAAGGTTGCATCTGCTCTACAAATTACATCGAAAGGTCAACCTGTTATTTACTATGGTGAAGAACTAGGACGATCTGGGAAATCGGATTGGGAAAAAGATACGGATGGAAATGTAGTGGCATTTGGTCAAAATAGAGGTGATATGCCATGGGAACTTTATGAAAATAAAGATCCTGAAGCAATGGCTCTACATGATCATTACTCTAAACTTCTTACTATTCGTAAAGATTTTTCAAAGGTCTTTTCAAAGGGTACAAGAGAAAAAGTTGCTGGTGGAGACTCTGATAAATACATTGTTTTCTCAAGAGAATATGATGATGATCGACTGTTAGTTGGCCTTAATACAACATCAGAAAAGAAAAAAGCAACTTTTAAAGTGGACTTTGCTCCAAAAACAAAGTTAACAGATCTTTACAGTGGTAAAAAATACAAAGTTAGTAAAAATCAAGAAATAACGATAGAACTACCTTCAAAAGATCAAGGTGGAACAGCCATTTTGGCAGAATTTACTCCAGGTAAATCAAATAAAAAACAAAAAGATCATAAGAAAAATAAATAA
- a CDS encoding DNA ligase D gives MKPMLPTLHADIPTGSDWIYETKYDGFRSILTITNTSIELMSRNEKSLNDNFPEIINEVKKLHKAFEPFLPITLDGELVYLETPHFSNFELLQIRGRLKNKEKILHEAEKHPCRFLAFDLLELKGNSLQSNTFKERKSELKNLFKALKLGTTVDTKTSNLLQYVPCTTDYSTLWKEMKLEDGEGVIAKQQKGKWEAGVRTKQWLKIKNYKRACFFITGYDKENGYFHVGVYSKNNIIQVGVFSHGISSQERDALLQIIRENKHSETANFIEIKPAIVVELQFLSLYKDQLREPSFFTFRFDYHVEDCTWDMLLLKTAPIHQEISITHPDKPLWETVDLKKETFLSYLYQISQYMLPFLQNRLLTVIRFPHGMFGEAFYQKNCPDYAPDFIQTKKHEDIDYIVCNNLSTLIWLGNQLAFEYHIPFQTIDTSNPTEIVFDLDPPSKGYFHLAIKASLEMKKIFDKFQLKTFPKLSGNKGLQIHIPISKNSLTYEETRKFTGFIAEFLVTSFPDDFTIERMKKNRGNRLYVDYIQHAEGKTIIAPYSLRGKKEGAYIAAPLYWEEITPQLSVEQFTIEHVLNRVKNSGCPFEKYGESPQDDMLRSLIDQIG, from the coding sequence ATGAAACCAATGCTTCCTACATTACACGCAGATATTCCAACTGGTTCAGATTGGATTTACGAAACGAAATATGATGGATTTCGCTCGATATTAACTATTACAAACACCTCCATTGAGTTAATGAGTAGAAATGAAAAATCACTAAATGACAACTTTCCAGAAATTATAAATGAAGTTAAAAAACTACATAAAGCTTTCGAGCCATTTTTACCAATTACATTGGATGGAGAACTCGTTTATCTTGAAACTCCCCATTTTTCAAACTTTGAATTGCTTCAAATTAGAGGCAGGTTAAAAAACAAGGAAAAAATACTTCATGAAGCAGAGAAACATCCTTGTCGATTTCTAGCCTTTGATTTACTTGAATTAAAAGGTAATTCATTACAATCAAATACTTTCAAAGAAAGAAAGTCTGAGTTGAAAAATCTTTTTAAGGCGTTAAAGCTCGGTACTACTGTTGATACTAAAACTTCTAATCTTTTACAGTATGTTCCCTGTACAACCGATTATTCAACCCTTTGGAAAGAGATGAAGTTAGAAGATGGAGAAGGCGTTATTGCGAAGCAGCAAAAAGGAAAATGGGAAGCAGGCGTTCGGACGAAGCAGTGGCTAAAAATTAAGAATTATAAAAGAGCCTGTTTTTTTATTACTGGTTATGATAAAGAAAATGGTTACTTTCATGTTGGGGTTTATTCAAAAAATAACATTATACAAGTAGGAGTGTTTTCTCATGGAATTTCCAGTCAAGAACGCGATGCACTTCTGCAAATTATCCGAGAAAACAAACATTCGGAAACAGCTAATTTTATTGAGATTAAACCAGCAATTGTGGTTGAATTACAGTTTTTATCCCTATATAAAGATCAGCTAAGAGAACCGTCTTTTTTTACATTTCGATTTGATTATCATGTGGAAGATTGTACATGGGACATGCTTTTACTTAAAACTGCACCTATTCATCAAGAAATTTCAATCACACATCCAGACAAACCTTTATGGGAAACGGTTGACTTAAAAAAGGAGACATTTTTAAGTTATTTATATCAAATTTCTCAATATATGCTGCCATTCTTACAAAATCGACTGTTAACTGTCATCCGTTTTCCACATGGAATGTTCGGTGAAGCCTTTTATCAAAAAAATTGCCCTGACTATGCACCTGACTTTATACAAACAAAAAAACATGAGGATATTGATTATATAGTTTGTAATAATTTATCAACATTAATTTGGTTGGGGAATCAATTAGCATTTGAATATCATATACCATTTCAAACAATCGATACTAGTAACCCAACTGAAATCGTATTTGATCTAGATCCTCCTTCTAAAGGATACTTTCACTTAGCTATTAAAGCTTCATTAGAAATGAAAAAGATTTTTGACAAATTTCAGTTAAAAACCTTTCCAAAATTATCAGGTAATAAAGGATTACAAATCCATATACCTATTTCCAAAAATTCTCTAACTTATGAAGAAACAAGAAAGTTCACAGGTTTTATTGCTGAATTTTTGGTAACAAGTTTTCCTGATGATTTTACTATTGAACGGATGAAGAAAAATCGTGGAAACCGGTTGTATGTGGATTATATTCAACACGCCGAGGGTAAAACAATTATTGCTCCATATTCTCTTCGAGGTAAAAAAGAAGGTGCATATATCGCTGCCCCTCTATATTGGGAGGAAATTACTCCACAACTTTCTGTTGAACAATTTACAATAGAACATGTATTAAACAGAGTGAAAAACTCAGGCTGTCCGTTTGAAAAATATGGAGAATCTCCACAAGATGATATGTTACGCTCATTAATCGATCAAATCGGTTGA
- the ku gene encoding non-homologous end joining protein Ku — MHTMWKGSISFGLVNIPIKLYAATEDKDIKLRTLHKKCHSPIQYEKTCPNCDEEVTPDEIVKGYEYVKGKYVVLTEEELKELKDEHEDKTVEIIDFVSIDDIDPIYFNRSYFIGPGENGGKAYGLLREALTKSGKIGIAEITIRSKQQLAMVRVYENCIVMETVHYPDEVRNVKEVPSVPEQVEVGEKELETAIMLIDQLTTTFEPEKYKDDYRLALQELIERKVNQNEGKTPAAEAAPRQNVVDLMSALQASIEKTKKPQPKAKPAKQAKAAGDDLAVSTATTTNAATAGKKTKTVRKKA, encoded by the coding sequence ATGCACACAATGTGGAAAGGTTCAATTAGCTTCGGACTCGTTAATATTCCTATAAAGCTTTATGCAGCTACTGAAGACAAGGATATAAAACTTAGAACTCTTCATAAAAAATGTCACTCCCCAATTCAATATGAAAAAACATGTCCGAATTGTGATGAAGAAGTTACTCCAGATGAAATTGTAAAGGGATATGAATATGTTAAGGGAAAATATGTTGTTCTAACTGAGGAAGAATTAAAAGAATTGAAAGATGAGCATGAAGACAAAACAGTTGAAATTATTGACTTTGTTAGTATCGATGATATAGATCCTATTTATTTTAATCGTTCATACTTTATTGGCCCTGGAGAAAACGGTGGAAAAGCATACGGTCTTCTTCGTGAAGCATTAACAAAGTCCGGAAAAATTGGGATTGCTGAGATTACAATTCGTTCAAAACAGCAACTAGCAATGGTTCGAGTTTATGAAAATTGCATTGTTATGGAAACTGTTCACTATCCTGATGAAGTAAGAAATGTAAAAGAAGTACCGAGTGTTCCCGAGCAAGTTGAAGTTGGTGAAAAAGAGCTTGAAACTGCCATCATGCTAATTGATCAACTAACAACAACATTTGAACCTGAAAAATACAAAGATGATTACCGTTTAGCGCTTCAAGAACTAATTGAACGTAAGGTAAATCAAAATGAAGGAAAAACTCCTGCAGCAGAAGCAGCTCCTAGACAAAATGTAGTCGACTTAATGAGCGCCCTTCAGGCTAGTATTGAAAAAACGAAAAAACCACAACCAAAAGCAAAACCCGCAAAACAAGCAAAAGCTGCAGGAGACGATCTTGCTGTATCTACTGCAACAACAACCAATGCAGCTACAGCTGGAAAGAAAACAAAAACAGTACGTAAAAAAGCTTAA